ACTACTGGGGTTAATTTCTGGCCAAATGTAGTTGGTAAATGATTTATAGTCCTATGTACTTTGAATTAACTGGCAAGACCAGCTATCCCCTTTGTGGAGACTGGTGAGCAGAGCATGCAAGCTGGCACTTAATATTTCTTTTTAATGAAAATACCAAAGGGTACGGCTGGTTATTTTGTGGTTATCCATAATAATCTGATCTAACCTGATAACCTGATTTATTTGACTATCATGCTTTTAATATGGACTTCATGTAAAGTATTACTATCACCTCAATCTGTGTAGATTCAGGTAAAATAATTATAGCTCCAAATGTACAGCTCTAGTCCATATACACGTATCTGTACTATTGATGAACCTGATATTCAGGTATATTACAGAATAGTAGCACACATATGCAGATTCGTGAAAGATGTGTGGTTTGCCACAATACTACAATAGACAAAATGGTCATAAAGGGAAACTAAATAATTAATTGGCTTTGATAAGTGTCTTTGTAAAGTATGATAAAACAATGTTCCATCTTTGTCAGAATTTTGTTTATTGAAGATGTGTATGCCACATTCCCTTTTTATTTTTAGTCCAGAAGATACATGTGTTATCAGCTTTGAATTATAGAATATATATAGAGAATTATTTGTTATTCACAACACATTGATATTTATTGCTGTAAGCGTTTTACTGAATATTTCTGTACATCACATTGTGTTAAAAGTAAGATTGTTGCCTGTCTTGATTGGTCACGATATGGTTAAATGTAAATTGAAAAAAATAGACAGTTTGTTGAAAACCATGTCAAAATTGTGTACTCTGCAAaaacattcatttcaacagcgtCAGGAAATATGATCTTAGTGACAAAATTATGTGATATAATGATGTGATATTGAGAAAGTGGATTGCATTTAGCAGGCTCTCCCCAAAATACATACAAAAACCCCTTGGTACAGAAATAAGTATGCCATGACTAAAGTAAATTAATATGTCAACCTTGTTGACATCAACTCAGAAAGTCATCCATCCAGTTAGCGGCAGTTCCACCTTCTGTAGTTTCCGCAGTTGAGCTCGCATTGATGGGATCCAACAACCCACCCACTAAATCACCTGAAACCTGGGGAACACTGGGGGCGCTGGAGGAGAACATGTCACCAGTGAGTAGGCCATCTTGCATTATAGGAGGCTGTGTAGTTCCCTTATCTAGGCCCATAAAGCTATTGAAGGGATCACCCATGGACTGGACATCACCCAGAGCAGAGCCAGTGTCAGCAGCAAGGGGTGCGGCTCCAAACGGGTCATCAGAGAGAGGATCACCCATGGACTGGACCTCGCCCAGAGCAGAATCAGTGTCTAGGGCAAGGGGTGCGGCTCCAAACGGGTCATCAGAGAGAGGGCTGAGAAAAAGGTTTGATCCATCCCCCTCTTTTAGCTCTTTAACCGCAGGACCAGACTGCATTGGAATGGTATCAGAGCTGAATATGTCAAAGGCATCCTGTTGAGAGGTAGGTTCTTTGGAATCCATCATGAAATCGAACATCTGAGGTGGCTGAGGTGTGCTTTGGTCTGAGGTGACCGGTGTGTCAGTCATGCTGAATATGTCCAGTTGATCCCCCGGTGTAGAAGTGCTGGAGATACCAAAGGGGTCACCTGAGGGCGCCCCAAAGGACTCAGAGGACAGCCCTCCCAGAATGTCACCTGACACATCCTCTTCCTTTGAAGTCGGTGTCGCGAATAGGTCAGAGCTCACGTTATCTCCTGGACCAAATTGCCCCATTTGCTCTTGCCCGAACAAATCATCAACCACTGCTGATGGTTCCTCCATCTTTGTGTCAGCTGTTGTCATCCCTAAAGTTGAGACATCTGCCAAGGCCGCCATGTTATTAGGCATCTCCTCCTTAGGCAAAGGTCTATCTAGATCTGAGGAGACAACATCAGTATGATCTGCCCTGTCTGGCTGGTGCATGAAATCATTTAAAAGTGGGTCATTTTCTTTCTTTGGACTGTTCTGGGTTGCTGAGGACAGTTCTACAACACTGTGGTCCTCAGTGGTAAGCAGAGCTGGTGGGGTGTTTGATTCATTTTCCTTCTCTTGTGCTGGGCCATTTTCATTGGCTTTGTTTTTCTCTGTAGCAACAACAGCAAGTTTGGGGTCTTGCTCTTTTTTAGTGTCTGACGAGGTCTGGAACAATTTGCCAAGGATGTTTTTGGGCTTACTGTCAGACTTTTTGTTGTCTGCACGCTCATTCTTTGTTACCTTATCTTTTGCgcctggggaaaaaagttttgagAGGGGACTCTTGCCCTTGGACCACGATCCTTTGGGAGCACTGGTCTTTTCCTGTTTCTCTTTAGCTGTATTGGGTTGCTCGACAGCCACCGACTGGCCATTAGAAACCCCAGATCCTACTGCTGCCACGCCGTCCTTACTTCCTTGTTCCTTCACAGTAACAGGTGGCAGTTCACCACTTTGTATTTCTTTGATTGGCGAGTCTGTTTCCCTTTTCTCAGAAGACACTAATGTACTAGTGTCCTCTTTTGGATCGCTTGAATGCATCTCTACTTCACTGTGAGTAGTCAAATAGTCTGACTCGTTGACACTGGGCATGACTATTTCCTCATCCATCTTCCCCCTCCTGTCTGTAACTAACTCAGACTCCTCACTGCCCCCGTCATCATCAGGGTTACTAAAAGCATCATGACTGGCTGACCTCAACACCTGCTGGTTTCCTTCATCAAACACTTGTATGTTATTACTACGTAAGGTGCCGTAGGGGTTGGCAGTCTGGTCTTCCTCTAGATCGTCTGGCTGTTCAGCGTGCAAATCTGTACTAACAGCCATGATGGGGCCGTCAAGGGGATCTTTGTCAGAGAACACATCATTCTGTTCGCTTTCTGTATCGGACACCTGATCTTCACTGTATTCAATTCCTGACGTTTCTACGGCGGATGCAAATCTGACGGTTTTCTTCACTCGCTCTGGAGGACCTTGTATTTTTTCATGGGACACAATATTTTGTGTCTTTGACTTGAAGGGAGCTGAATAATTAAGCGGGCCTCTGGCTGTTGGAGAAGGGGAGCTTGTGTGActactgtttgtgtgtttccATGGAGATTTAATTTTTGGTGAGTGTGTCGCAGCTTCAGTATCAAACTGTGCTCTCCTTGCCGTTACTCCAGTTCTCacaggaggaagaggggatgcGTCATTCTTTCTAACAGGTGAAAATGGGTCCTTTTTGGCAACCTCAGAGTGATGCAACTTATTTGGGAATTGTGGCACTTGCTCATTTTTATGCTGAAACAAAGTGCTGCGATCTTGTTTGTCAACAGCCTTGTGCTGTATGCTTGGTGAGTTTTCTCGCCCAGTTGAGATGCTTCTTGGACCCTTTTTCTCAGGGGGCCAACTTACTTGCAGCTTGCTCTTGCTGTCATCACTGCCCTGGCTCTGCGTTTCCTGGCCCCTCTGCGGTGAACCCAGGCTACCACTAGGGTGTGCCACAGAGCTAATTGTAGACGTCACCTTACTGTTGGGAGTCACCTTGGTGTCAGACAACATTTCCTGCCTACTGGCGTCCCTGCCTCTTGGTGTTGAACCAATACTACCAGCGGGTGGCGGCACGGAGGTGTTGTTGGGAACCGCCTTGTTTTTAGACAGGCTTCCCCGGCCCGCGTTGATCTCAGGTGTGGCGGGTTCTGTCTTCAGGAGCCAGCGGTCCTTGTGTTGCTTGTGGCCAAAGCCCTCATCATAGTTCCCTTTCCGCTTGAACAGCTGCTGATAGTGGGATGTGCAATAGAACTCGCCATAGAGTGCTGTGTAATTCTGAATACTGCaatgaaagaaaaagaggcaTTCCACTATGGATtgtctgatacacacacatagcatTGTTGATTTGGCTTGGAAATCAAAAGTGTATGCTTCTTTGTCTGgttatttgttcatttgttttccATAATTAATTACACATTAACACACTTTTAGTAATTGTGTTAATTGATTTGACCATAGAGTTTTATGATTGTATCATATGGAACACAATTTAGGTGATGATTGGATCTGTGATTGTATGATTTTTAAAATGTCTTTTATTTGATTTTTGATCCATCTGTATCTCTCACCTCAGCTTCTTTTGGCAGTGCTTACAGCAGAAGCATGTTTTATGCAGGGTAAGCTTCCCTGCCACTAACTTTTCCATTGGATAAACAGGTGTCAGGCAGGCAGAACACATCTCCTTGGCAGTAGGCTTGAACTATAAATATAACAAAAGCAATGCAGTAATAATAAACCATGCAATGTGTCTTAACATGTCAAATTTAAGCTTTGCCATACTGTGGCCTAGCCAATGTTACATAGGTTTTACACAAATATATGTAGATCCCTGTTATACCTTAATCAATATAAATTATTGTACAAGAACATAATTAAAGATAACTTGCATAATGTGTGGTATGTCAAAGTCAGATTATGTCCTGTTTCATTATGAATACCTTCAGAGTTTGATTTTTTAGTTAATGACAAGAGACATTGAGAAAcatttcttcttttatttaatttataaaCTTAAAATATATCATACATACAGGCAGAGTAAACAAACAGTACAATATATTAACATTACTGTATAAAATGATCTATATCAACCTTAAAGAAATACGTTGgaaaaaaactttgaaaaacGTACATAGTTTCTCTAAGGATAAGTGGTATAGTGAATATGAAAGACAGTTAAAGGGTTATAAATGCATTATCTAAACTGTTAAAAAGTAAGTTCTCAAAGTGACATCAttcacaaaagacaaaaaaagtttcaTAGAAGGAGTAACAATATAAACATGGGGACTAGTTGCCTAAAGAGGTAACACCCTCTTAGTGTTTACCAGTTTTGGTATGACCAAATGTAACAAACACTTTGCTACTGTCTTTTGAGTGGGATTGCTTCCGTTCTGCAAAAGTGCGATTGGATCTGTGCAGCAGTGGAGATGCGATAACGTGAACTTGTTTGCTAGGGCTCGTCAGAACCTCGCAGGAAGCAGCGGCAGTGGTCTCAGACTGTTTGGTGACAAAGGTCGAAGTAGTAGAGGAGACAAAGGAATTACCAAAACAGTCTCTCTCCTCATACATTTCGCTGACCGTCTTTGTTCCAATGATCCCCCCTACAGGTTCTGGCTCTGGAACTGTTTgcacttctagaatgctaattTTTCGCTTTGGATTTTTTGGGCTGTAAAAATGGTTTGCCACCTTTGTCTCAGTGGGTTGACCGATATCACCATTTGGACTATGGTAACCATTTGAGCTTGGAGACCTACTGTCTgctggtggagggggagggggaggaggaggaggggactttGGTGGCCCGGCAGATTTTCTTGCTGCTGAGTGAATGGAGATGAACGAGGG
This genomic interval from Engraulis encrasicolus isolate BLACKSEA-1 chromosome 16, IST_EnEncr_1.0, whole genome shotgun sequence contains the following:
- the LOC134465447 gene encoding uncharacterized protein LOC134465447 — its product is MLCVCIRQSIVECLFFFHCSIQNYTALYGEFYCTSHYQQLFKRKGNYDEGFGHKQHKDRWLLKTEPATPEINAGRGSLSKNKAVPNNTSVPPPAGSIGSTPRGRDASRQEMLSDTKVTPNSKVTSTISSVAHPSGSLGSPQRGQETQSQGSDDSKSKLQVSWPPEKKGPRSISTGRENSPSIQHKAVDKQDRSTLFQHKNEQVPQFPNKLHHSEVAKKDPFSPVRKNDASPLPPVRTGVTARRAQFDTEAATHSPKIKSPWKHTNSSHTSSPSPTARGPLNYSAPFKSKTQNIVSHEKIQGPPERVKKTVRFASAVETSGIEYSEDQVSDTESEQNDVFSDKDPLDGPIMAVSTDLHAEQPDDLEEDQTANPYGTLRSNNIQVFDEGNQQVLRSASHDAFSNPDDDGGSEESELVTDRRGKMDEEIVMPSVNESDYLTTHSEVEMHSSDPKEDTSTLVSSEKRETDSPIKEIQSGELPPVTVKEQGSKDGVAAVGSGVSNGQSVAVEQPNTAKEKQEKTSAPKGSWSKGKSPLSKLFSPGAKDKVTKNERADNKKSDSKPKNILGKLFQTSSDTKKEQDPKLAVVATEKNKANENGPAQEKENESNTPPALLTTEDHSVVELSSATQNSPKKENDPLLNDFMHQPDRADHTDVVSSDLDRPLPKEEMPNNMAALADVSTLGMTTADTKMEEPSAVVDDLFGQEQMGQFGPGDNVSSDLFATPTSKEEDVSGDILGGLSSESFGAPSGDPFGISSTSTPGDQLDIFSMTDTPVTSDQSTPQPPQMFDFMMDSKEPTSQQDAFDIFSSDTIPMQSGPAVKELKEGDGSNLFLSPLSDDPFGAAPLALDTDSALGEVQSMGDPLSDDPFGAAPLAADTGSALGDVQSMGDPFNSFMGLDKGTTQPPIMQDGLLTGDMFSSSAPSVPQVSGDLVGGLLDPINASSTAETTEGGTAANWMDDFLS